The nucleotide window TCAGTTGAAATCCAGACACTTTATTTTTAAACGAAATCGGAGTTGACCAAAATGCTGCTTTACCATGGTTCGCGAAACATTATCAAACAACCCGTTTTTGGAACGGGTAATTCACACAATGACTATGGACTTGGATTTTATTGTACGGAATCCATTGACCTTGCAAAAGAATGGGCTTGCACTGAAGAGACGAACGGATACGCCAATAAGTATGAAATTGATTTGTCGGGATTGACGATTATAAATCTCTCGTCAGACGACTACAATATTCTCAACTGGCTTGCACTGCTTGTAAACAACCGTACTTTCAGAATTACCAGCGATATCGCCACAGAAGGAAAACAATACCTTACAAAGGTTTTTCTGCCCGACACAAGTGACGCTGACATCATTGTCGGCTACCGCGCCAACGATTCTTATTTTTCTTTCGCCAACGCGTTTCTCAATAATGCGCTGTCGTTCGAACAATTGAGCAAAGCGATGGTTCTGGGGAAGCTGGGCATGCAGACGGTCTTGAAGTCGAAAAGAGCCTTTGGGTGTCTACGCTTCAAAGACGCCATTTCTGCGGAAAAGGAAGTCTATTATCCGAGCAGAGCGAAAAGAGATCTAGAGGCCCGGCAAGCATATAGGACCATGCAGTCAATCGCCCGCGCCGCTGACAGTATTTACCTCATTGATATCTTGCGAGGAGGTTGGAAAAATGACGACGCACGCTTACGCCGAAACATATCTGAATGACGCGATGAACAATTTGGGCGACATGTTCGATTACGCCATCAACGACTGCGGTTATGCTCCCGGTGATTTTTTCGATATGTTTATTTTAAGCGAGGTCGCACGTTATGTCGAACACGGAAACCCGAAATATGTTGCCGGATTGTCCGGCATAGAACTTGCCGATAAAGTTACCGGTCGAAACTCTGAACCGGTTCAAACGGCAGTTTGCAATATTGAAAAGAGCGCTGAATATTGGGCCGGTTGGGCCTTGGCGTATTACCAATGGATTACGGGCAAAAGTTTCATTGAAATAAAAAACAAGGGACTCACATTTCAGAAAATTCTATCACTGTATCCGACATTACACGAGGCGGACTTGTCAAAATTTGTGCAGGTTGCGGAGGAATATTATCCTCAACAGGATCCCGCCGGAAGCGTTTGAGAATGGATCAATCAAAAAATAACATATTCAGAGGAGGATAAAATGAAAGACGTGCATGATTTTTTGAAGAAGGTCGGAACCTATTACATCGCCACCATTGACGGCGACAGCCCGAGAGTGCGCCCCTTCGGGACAATCCACCTTTTTGAGGAGAAGCTTTGGATACAGTCAGGGAAGAAAAAGGATTTCGCGAAGCAGGTTGCTGCCAATCCCAAAGTGGAATTGAGCGCCTTTGATGGAGAACAGTGGCTGAGGATGTCCGCGACCCTTGTGGAGGACAATCGTCAGGAAGCGCAGGAGAGTATGCTGAATGAATATCAATCGCTGAAAAGAATGTATACCGCAGGCGACGGCAATTGCGTCGTTTATGCCCTGAAAGACGCGACGGCGACCTTTTACAGTTTTACTGCGGAACCCCGCGTCGTGAAATTCTGAGAATCTTCAGCCCTTCGGAGAATATCTTTCGTCGACGACAAATAAGGATTCTTGATGATACAAAATAGTATCCCGCCTTATCTCTTTTGTCCTGCAACCTGAAAGAGCAGGCCGCGAAAGACTTCGAAAATCTGCAGAACGTCATGTCCGGCGAATTCACAAAAGACGGACAGTTCAACTTCGGGGCCAAAATATTGCTTCCAATTTTTGGAACAATGTGGTATACTATGGCTGAGGTGATATCATGATTATCATGAAACTCAAAGCAGATAATTTGTATTGTTTTGATGACTTTGAACTTGATTTTTCCTATCCGAAGAAAATCGTAAAATCAACCATAGAATACGAATACCTGGAAGAAAGGCCAAATTTTCGTTTTAAACGGGTCAATATTATTTTTGGCGCCAATGCAAGCGGCAAGACGTCAATGGGACGATTGATGAGGGATATCGCTGGTTTTATTGCTGGATTTCCCGCTCCATTTGGATTGGGGGATAAAATAGCTGACAAAGCAAAGACAGCCTCATGTGAGTTTTGTTTTGTCTTTCGCCTGACACTTTACAGGTTTTATTTTACAATAAATGATAAAACAACGTTATCTGCGGGATTGGAAGCTACTGAAATCAAGAATAACGACTCCTTTGAGAACGCTTTTTCAAAGTTGACTGAAATTGCGCATTTTGATTCCGATGATACTTTTGAGACAAAGGTAAATGAAAGCGCCAGGATTATTGCCTCCCTGGATGCCATCAGAACGTGTTTCTCCTATCATTTGTATCTTTCCAATTTATATGAAGAATCACAGTACGCCTTGCAAGCCAGTCCGGATAGAAACCATTTGTCTGAAACCATGGATATTGTTTTGAGAACGTTTGATCAATCGATACTCCGTGTAAAGAAACTTGAAGAAGCGCAGGAATCTTCATACATAGAATTCAAAAACGGAGATAAAGTGTTGATTCAAGACGGCAAGGTTGTCAATCCTTCACGCTTGTCCAGCGGAACACTGGAGGCAATCAAAATCGCGCATTGTGTCGAACGGATACGTTCACAAACAAGCGCTGTTTTCTATATAGATGAGATTTTTTCCCGGACGCAAAGTGATCTTGAAATCGCAATTCTGAGCGTAATGATCGAATTGCTGGGAAAGCAATCGCAGCTTTTTTATACCACGCACAATACCAATATTCTGGAAATGAATCTGCCGATGCATGCATTCCTCTTCCTGAGAAAGAAAAATAAAGTGGAAGCCATCGACCCCGGTCGGGTAATCAAAAAAAACGACAGAAATCTCAAAATCGCTGTGGAAAATGATGTGCTTCGGACGATACCGAATACTGATTTATTGGATAGGCTTTTCGAGGTGACCGATGAAGAAAAGGAGAATTTATAGTGAACCTCCGGTAGTCTATTTCGTGGAGGGTGAAACTGAGCAAGCTGTAGTCGACGCAATCAAAGGAACGTACATCCTACCGGGAAAATCATACGTACTCCCGATTGCCCAAAAAGGAAGAGAACGCTCAATCAGAGAAAAAATCCGGCAACTGAAGCCAGATACAATCTGCGTTCTGGTATTTGACGGCGATATATTTAAAAGAAAAACAGGAAATTATGAGCTTCTGATGTCTAATATAAAATTGTTTCAAAATGCCCCGAATTTGAAGCAGACAATTGTCGTGTGTCAGAACATAATCTCGAGGATGAATTGGTCAAAGCGACGAATCTGAAAAGTATCAAGGACTTGTTGAATTCAAAGTCAATTGCTGAAGTAAAAGGGGATATCATCAAAAATGAGGATACCTTGCTGGACTTCATCGTCAATTGCAGGAGCGGATTCCTCACGAGTATGATATTGTCAGCGGCGCCATGGCAAACGATCAGATCTGGAATTACATCGCGGATTTTATTTCTGGCATATTGACAAGAGAACAGTTTTGGGTTCTCGCCAAATTCAAATACCCGACCAATCAAGTGGCGTTTTGCACAGAGCGCGCGTTGTCTTTCGTTAAATTTATAGGTTCCTACGAGGTGAAATCATGAAAGGAAGAGAAAGGCAAAAAGAAAATGATTTATTCTTTGTCTGCTCAGTCATTGAATATATAGGACGTATGACAAAAAACAACCGAAGTGAGATTGTTTCAAAAGTAGGAAAAACGGAGTTGCAGAGGTTAATGGACCTGGCCGATGTATTTCATTGTGAACCGATTGAAAAGACCGCGTCAGAATTGATTGATCGTTATGGGATAACGGAAGGAAATTTTGACAATGTTGCGGAATGTAAGTATAATGTTCCCACATTTTTCGACATCGGCAAAGTATATAAACGTCTTGTCCTTTCTATTGCCCGGGCAGAGAATTTACCCATTATTGACGCGTTGATCAAGGTGTATTCTTCATGGGTTGACAAAAAAATACAAGACTATAATTCCAGTATGTATTTTGAAAATCCGGAATATTTATTTGAATCCTACAAAGCGGGATATCCATTATAATTCCCGATCCTCTTTCAAGCGAAAAGCAGTCTGTTATTACAGGCAAGGTGAGGCGTTATGAGGGAATTGCCCAATCGTAAACCCAATAGGTTGACAGGATATGATCATCGGAATTATTAAGGAGCCCACGCATGAAAATCACGGACGTTTTAAAGAAAAAATTCGGATATGGCATGTGTCGGATTTTACCCAAAAACCGCAAAGAATTTCTCGATGTTTCCGGAGTGGGGAAAGCGAAACTTGACCGGTATGGCGACCTTTTCCTGGAAGAAATCAAAAACTGGAAGATAGAAAACGCAACAAAAGGAGCTGAAAATGGCAAAAAGCCGAATTGACACCGCGATTCAAAATCACAACAAAAATTACAACTGCTGTCAGTCTATCGTCTGCGCATACTCGGATCTCGCCGGGATTCCCGCGAAAGACGCTTTTCGCATGACGGAAGGCCTGGGTTCGGGCGTCGGCGTGTATTCCATCTGCGGCGCCGTCAGCGCCATGGCGGTACTGGCTGGGCTTCTTAACAGCGACGGGGATCTGGACGCGCCCGCGACCAAGAAAAGCACCTATGAAATTGATCAGCGCTTGATTGAGCTTTTCCGCGACAAGCACGGATCCATCGACTGCGTGGATCTGAAGGGAATCCGGGAAGGTTCCGCGCCCATTCGCAGCTGCATGGGCTGCATCGTGGACTGCGCCCGCATTGTGGAGGAAAACCTCTTTCCCGGGCGGTTTGACCCCTACGCGGGGGAGGAGTATTGAAAACAAATTCAGGAGGAATAATTATGGAAAGAAAAAGAGTGACGGCGATGTATTTCAGCGCCACCGGCACAACGGAAAGAATTGCCCTTGCCATCGCGAAAAAAGTCGGCGAAGACCTGGGGCTTCCCGTGGAGAAATTTGATTTTACGCTACCCAACGTCCGGGCGGTCAAAAAGGCCTTCGGACCGGAAGATATTGTGATTTTCGGAGCGCCTGTCATCGCGGGGCGGGTCCCCAATGTTCTCTTGAAGTACCTCGGAACCCTTGCGGGAAACGGCGCCCTCTGCGTCCCCCTTGTCCTCTACGGCAACAGGAATTATGACGACGCGCTGATCGAACTCAGGGACATCCTCGCCCAAGGCGGCTTCAAACCCGTAGCCGCCGCAGCCTTTATCGGAGAGCATTCATTTTCGGATATTCTCGGCAAAGGGCGGCCCGACGGGAAAGATCTCGATGTCGCTTGCGATTTTGCGGCCGGAGTGGCGAAAAAGATTTCCGGCGCGGATTTTGACGAGGACAAGCTTGTGGCGGTAAGAGGCGAGACGCCCATCCGGCCCTACTACCAACCGAGGGATTCCAAGGGCAATCCCATCGATATCCGGAAAGTCACGCCCAAAACAAACGGGAAATGCGTCAATTGCAAGCTTTGCGCGATCGTCTGCCCCATGGGCTCCATCAAGTACGAGTATGTGGGAGAACTCCAGGGAATCTGCATGAAATGCTGCGCCTGCGTAAAAAAATGCCCCGTCGGGGCAAAGTATTTTGACGATCCCAATTTTCTCTATCACAAGGAGGAATTGGAGCTGCAGTACGCGAGAAGAGCCGAACCGGAGACATTCCTCTGAGTTATTTTTTACTGATCAAAATCAAGCAACTGTTGGGCGCGAGGACGTAATTTCCGATAATGTCCTCCCCTTCCCCGGTAAAATCCGTTTCCCGCTCTATGGCCGTATCGACCAGGACGCGCCATTCCGTTCCCGCAACGGGCGCGGGCAGCACAAACGTCAGCGGACTGTGATAGGAATTGAGCGCCACGTGGAAGCGGACGCCGGTTTCTCGGTCAAACAGCGTAAAAGCAATGCTCAAAGACGTCCGGCTGAAATCGGGCGCGTTCAAATTCACTCCATGGAGCGCCACATCGTATTCATCGCCGCCCCGGAGGTTTTCCAGCTCAAGATAGACGGGATTTCTGAAGATTTTGTATTTTTTCCGCAGGGCGATCATGTTCCGGACAAAGGC belongs to Fusobacteriaceae bacterium and includes:
- a CDS encoding DUF3990 domain-containing protein, with product MLLYHGSRNIIKQPVFGTGNSHNDYGLGFYCTESIDLAKEWACTEETNGYANKYEIDLSGLTIINLSSDDYNILNWLALLVNNRTFRITSDIATEGKQYLTKVFLPDTSDADIIVGYRANDSYFSFANAFLNNALSFEQLSKAMVLGKLGMQTVLKSKRAFGCLRFKDAISAEKEVYYPSRAKRDLEARQAYRTMQSIARAADSIYLIDILRGGWKNDDARLRRNISE
- a CDS encoding pyridoxamine 5'-phosphate oxidase family protein; translated protein: MKDVHDFLKKVGTYYIATIDGDSPRVRPFGTIHLFEEKLWIQSGKKKDFAKQVAANPKVELSAFDGEQWLRMSATLVEDNRQEAQESMLNEYQSLKRMYTAGDGNCVVYALKDATATFYSFTAEPRVVKF
- a CDS encoding ATP-binding protein, whose amino-acid sequence is MKLKADNLYCFDDFELDFSYPKKIVKSTIEYEYLEERPNFRFKRVNIIFGANASGKTSMGRLMRDIAGFIAGFPAPFGLGDKIADKAKTASCEFCFVFRLTLYRFYFTINDKTTLSAGLEATEIKNNDSFENAFSKLTEIAHFDSDDTFETKVNESARIIASLDAIRTCFSYHLYLSNLYEESQYALQASPDRNHLSETMDIVLRTFDQSILRVKKLEEAQESSYIEFKNGDKVLIQDGKVVNPSRLSSGTLEAIKIAHCVERIRSQTSAVFYIDEIFSRTQSDLEIAILSVMIELLGKQSQLFYTTHNTNILEMNLPMHAFLFLRKKNKVEAIDPGRVIKKNDRNLKIAVENDVLRTIPNTDLLDRLFEVTDEEKENL
- a CDS encoding DUF3990 domain-containing protein, whose translation is MQERIPHEYDIVSGAMANDQIWNYIADFISGILTREQFWVLAKFKYPTNQVAFCTERALSFVKFIGSYEVKS
- a CDS encoding HRDC domain-containing protein, with amino-acid sequence MKITDVLKKKFGYGMCRILPKNRKEFLDVSGVGKAKLDRYGDLFLEEIKNWKIENATKGAENGKKPN
- a CDS encoding C-GCAxxG-C-C family protein, with protein sequence MAKSRIDTAIQNHNKNYNCCQSIVCAYSDLAGIPAKDAFRMTEGLGSGVGVYSICGAVSAMAVLAGLLNSDGDLDAPATKKSTYEIDQRLIELFRDKHGSIDCVDLKGIREGSAPIRSCMGCIVDCARIVEENLFPGRFDPYAGEEY
- a CDS encoding 4Fe-4S binding protein, with product MERKRVTAMYFSATGTTERIALAIAKKVGEDLGLPVEKFDFTLPNVRAVKKAFGPEDIVIFGAPVIAGRVPNVLLKYLGTLAGNGALCVPLVLYGNRNYDDALIELRDILAQGGFKPVAAAAFIGEHSFSDILGKGRPDGKDLDVACDFAAGVAKKISGADFDEDKLVAVRGETPIRPYYQPRDSKGNPIDIRKVTPKTNGKCVNCKLCAIVCPMGSIKYEYVGELQGICMKCCACVKKCPVGAKYFDDPNFLYHKEELELQYARRAEPETFL